One part of the Bradyrhizobium sp. CB1650 genome encodes these proteins:
- a CDS encoding ParA family protein translates to MHTIVLATQKGGSGKSTLAVGLALAAKQAGFTVRLIETDPQGTLSNWQRRRGDADLIVEPIYHAADIAPRLQMLAEGGLQLAIVDTAAGLSAATTAAIRHSDLCLIPARPSVADIEASVSTLSVARAWKRPFGFVLNQTPIRGQRIDNAANMLADEAALDLADVLARPLIVMRNDHQDSLATGCAVSEFAPNGKSTEEIRSLWRWIATRLNLSVPTSLQIAGGFPASAESLPAFDELPSKETTTLAS, encoded by the coding sequence ATGCACACGATCGTACTGGCCACCCAAAAGGGTGGCAGTGGCAAGAGCACGCTTGCCGTCGGCCTCGCGCTGGCGGCAAAGCAGGCCGGCTTCACCGTCCGCCTGATCGAGACCGACCCTCAGGGCACCCTGTCCAACTGGCAGCGCCGCCGCGGCGATGCCGATCTCATCGTCGAGCCGATCTATCATGCCGCCGACATCGCGCCGCGCCTGCAGATGCTGGCCGAGGGTGGCCTCCAGCTTGCGATCGTCGACACCGCGGCCGGCCTCAGCGCCGCGACCACCGCCGCGATCCGCCATTCCGATCTCTGCCTGATCCCGGCGCGCCCGAGCGTCGCCGACATCGAGGCCAGTGTCTCCACGCTCAGCGTCGCGCGCGCCTGGAAGCGACCCTTTGGCTTCGTGCTGAACCAGACCCCGATCCGCGGCCAGCGCATCGACAATGCCGCCAACATGCTGGCCGATGAAGCGGCTCTCGATCTCGCCGACGTGCTCGCACGCCCGCTGATCGTGATGCGCAACGACCACCAGGACTCGCTCGCGACCGGCTGCGCGGTCAGCGAGTTCGCACCAAACGGCAAATCGACTGAGGAGATCCGCAGCCTCTGGCGCTGGATCGCGACCCGACTCAACCTCTCGGTGCCGACCAGTTTGCAGATCGCTGGAGGGTTCCCGGCCTCGGCAGAGAGTCTGCCTGCATTTGACGAACTGCCGTCGAAAGAGACCACGACACTGGCGTCCTGA
- the ggt gene encoding gamma-glutamyltransferase produces MSSNWRDRTATTFECQKMPAVSSRGMVVSNHPLASSAGAEMLAAGGNAIDAAIATLFTLTVVEPMMVGIIGGGMAHIRLADGSHRFIDGQSTVPSAVREDTYTSRPGSAHDVFDTVDNENLNGPKAVAVPGSLKAWCETLRRFGTMPLADVMQPAIKHAARGYAATPYLHECISESAGEMRKDKPIAAIYLPNGEPLKAGERVVQVEYAETLRHIADHGEKALYEGPLGDVLVDYMEKSGGFIRRTDLTSYETVERQPIRADYRGWTILGPPPPAASGVHITQMLNILEGYDIGDLGFGTPETIHYLAEVLKIAFADRAAASGDPDYVGVPVEQLTSKAYAEERRRAIDPARAQAWGAGVSQFEGAHTTHMTVADSFGNVVATTQTINNLFGAKILIPGLGAIANNYMNLFDPRPGHALSLAPGKRVTTSMSPMMALRDGKLRYALGLPGGKRIFPSAMQALVNLIDHGMSLQEAVEAPRVWTEGNALELEQAVPERVRARLASLGHKIETVATVAGGMNGIAFQDDGTMTGAACWRADGTPVGISGGLARGGVRFRLS; encoded by the coding sequence ATGAGCAGCAATTGGCGGGACCGAACGGCAACCACCTTTGAATGCCAGAAAATGCCTGCGGTCTCGAGCCGCGGCATGGTGGTCAGCAACCATCCGCTGGCGTCCAGCGCCGGCGCCGAGATGCTGGCCGCCGGCGGCAACGCCATCGATGCCGCGATCGCGACGTTGTTCACGCTGACCGTGGTCGAGCCGATGATGGTCGGCATCATCGGCGGCGGCATGGCCCATATTCGCCTCGCCGACGGCAGCCATCGCTTCATCGACGGTCAGAGCACGGTGCCCTCAGCGGTGCGCGAGGACACCTACACGTCCAGGCCCGGTTCCGCGCACGACGTGTTCGACACTGTCGACAACGAGAATCTCAACGGCCCGAAGGCGGTTGCGGTGCCGGGCTCGCTGAAGGCCTGGTGCGAGACGCTGCGCCGGTTCGGCACCATGCCGCTCGCCGATGTCATGCAGCCGGCGATCAAGCATGCCGCGCGCGGCTATGCGGCGACGCCTTACCTGCACGAATGCATCAGCGAGAGCGCAGGTGAGATGCGCAAGGACAAGCCGATCGCCGCGATCTACTTGCCGAACGGTGAGCCACTGAAAGCCGGCGAGCGCGTGGTACAAGTCGAATATGCGGAAACCTTGCGCCATATAGCCGATCACGGCGAGAAAGCCCTCTACGAAGGACCGCTCGGCGACGTCCTCGTCGACTACATGGAGAAGAGTGGCGGCTTCATCCGCCGCACCGATCTCACAAGTTACGAGACCGTGGAGCGCCAGCCCATTCGCGCCGACTATCGCGGCTGGACCATTTTGGGCCCGCCGCCGCCCGCGGCCTCCGGCGTGCATATCACGCAAATGCTGAACATCCTGGAAGGCTACGACATCGGCGACCTTGGCTTCGGCACGCCCGAGACCATTCACTACCTCGCTGAAGTCCTGAAGATCGCTTTCGCCGATCGCGCCGCGGCAAGCGGCGATCCCGACTATGTCGGCGTGCCCGTGGAGCAGCTCACGTCAAAGGCCTATGCCGAGGAACGCCGTCGCGCCATCGATCCGGCGCGGGCGCAGGCCTGGGGCGCCGGCGTGTCGCAGTTCGAGGGGGCACACACCACGCACATGACGGTAGCGGACTCGTTCGGCAACGTGGTCGCGACCACGCAGACCATCAACAATCTCTTCGGCGCGAAGATCCTGATCCCGGGCTTGGGCGCCATCGCCAACAACTATATGAACCTGTTCGATCCGCGTCCCGGCCACGCGCTGTCGTTGGCACCGGGCAAGCGCGTCACCACCTCGATGTCGCCGATGATGGCGCTGCGCGATGGAAAGCTGCGCTATGCACTCGGCCTGCCCGGCGGCAAGCGGATATTCCCCAGCGCGATGCAGGCGCTGGTCAACCTGATCGACCACGGCATGAGCTTGCAGGAGGCGGTCGAGGCGCCGCGGGTGTGGACCGAAGGCAATGCGCTGGAGCTCGAGCAGGCCGTGCCCGAGCGTGTGCGCGCGAGGCTCGCGAGCCTTGGCCACAAGATCGAAACTGTCGCGACGGTGGCCGGCGGCATGAACGGCATCGCCTTCCAGGACGACGGCACCATGACCGGGGCCGCCTGCTGGCGCGCCGACGGCACGCCGGTCGGGATCTCCGGCGGTCTCGCGCGCGGCGGAGTCAGGTTCAGATTGAGTTGA
- the leuC gene encoding 3-isopropylmalate dehydratase large subunit — protein sequence MSKPTTLYDKIWNDHLVHEAEDGTCLLYIDRHLVHEVTSPQAFEGLRATGRKVRAPEKTLAVVDHNVPTTDRTKPNPDPESIEQIKALAENAKEFGIEYYNEFDKRQGIVHVIGPEQGFTLPGTTIVCGDSHTSTHGAFGALAHGIGTSEVEHVLATQTLIQKKAKNMRVTVDGKLPDGVTGKDIILAIIGEIGTAGGTGYVLEYAGDAIRALSMEGRMTVCNMSIEGGARAGLVAPDQKAYDFLRDRPKAPKDAAWDEAMRYWEKLRSDEGAHFDHELRLDAAKLPPIVTWGTSPEDVISVTGFVPDPDKIADEAKRISKHRALKYMGLTAGTKITDIKLDRVFIGSCTNGRIEDLRAAAKIAEGKQVSAHVNAMVVPGSGIVKEQAEAEGLDKVFIKAGFEWREPGCSMCLAMNPDKLRPEERCASTSNRNFEGRQGFKGRTHLVSPAMAAAAAIVGHFVDVRDWR from the coding sequence ATGTCCAAGCCGACCACACTGTACGACAAGATCTGGAACGACCATCTGGTGCACGAAGCCGAGGACGGCACCTGCCTGCTCTATATCGACCGCCATCTGGTGCACGAGGTGACCTCGCCGCAAGCGTTCGAAGGTCTGCGCGCCACTGGACGCAAGGTGCGCGCGCCCGAGAAGACCCTCGCCGTCGTCGACCACAACGTGCCGACCACCGACCGCACCAAGCCGAATCCCGACCCCGAGAGCATCGAGCAGATCAAGGCGCTCGCGGAGAACGCCAAGGAATTCGGCATCGAATATTACAATGAGTTCGACAAGCGCCAGGGCATCGTCCACGTCATCGGCCCTGAGCAGGGCTTTACGCTGCCCGGCACCACCATCGTCTGCGGTGACAGCCACACCTCGACGCATGGCGCGTTCGGCGCGCTCGCGCACGGCATCGGCACCAGCGAGGTCGAGCACGTGCTGGCGACGCAGACGCTGATCCAGAAGAAGGCCAAGAACATGCGCGTCACCGTCGACGGCAAGCTGCCGGATGGCGTGACGGGCAAGGACATCATTCTGGCCATCATCGGCGAGATCGGCACCGCGGGCGGCACCGGCTACGTGCTGGAGTATGCCGGCGACGCGATCCGCGCATTGTCGATGGAAGGCCGCATGACGGTCTGCAACATGTCGATCGAAGGCGGCGCCCGCGCCGGCCTCGTTGCGCCCGACCAGAAGGCCTACGACTTCCTGCGCGATCGTCCCAAGGCGCCGAAGGACGCGGCCTGGGACGAAGCGATGCGCTACTGGGAGAAACTGCGCTCCGACGAGGGTGCGCATTTCGACCATGAGCTGCGGCTCGATGCAGCCAAGCTGCCGCCGATCGTGACCTGGGGCACCAGCCCTGAGGACGTCATCTCGGTGACCGGCTTCGTGCCCGATCCCGACAAGATCGCGGACGAGGCCAAGCGCATCTCCAAGCATCGCGCGCTGAAATATATGGGCCTCACCGCAGGCACCAAGATCACCGACATCAAGCTCGACCGCGTCTTCATCGGCTCCTGCACCAACGGCCGCATCGAGGATCTGCGCGCCGCCGCCAAGATCGCGGAAGGCAAGCAGGTCTCGGCCCATGTCAACGCCATGGTCGTGCCGGGCTCCGGCATCGTGAAGGAGCAGGCGGAGGCCGAGGGTCTGGACAAGGTCTTCATCAAGGCCGGCTTCGAATGGCGCGAGCCCGGCTGCTCGATGTGCCTCGCGATGAACCCGGACAAGCTGAGACCCGAAGAGCGTTGCGCCTCGACCTCGAACCGCAACTTCGAGGGCCGCCAGGGCTTCAAGGGCCGCACGCACCTGGTGTCGCCGGCGATGGCGGCGGCCGCGGCGATCGTGGGTCACTTCGTCGACGTCAGGGATTGGCGGTAA
- the rplS gene encoding 50S ribosomal protein L19, whose product MNLIKQLEKEQFDKLSAGKDIPEFAPGDTVIVNVKVVEGDRTRVQAYEGVCIGRSGGGLNESFTVRKISYGEGVERVFPLLSPMIDSIKVVRRGKVRRAKLYYLRNLRGKSARIVEKQDRAAAVGE is encoded by the coding sequence ATGAACCTGATCAAGCAGCTCGAAAAAGAGCAATTCGACAAGCTCTCCGCCGGCAAGGACATTCCGGAATTCGCTCCCGGCGACACCGTGATCGTCAACGTGAAGGTCGTCGAAGGCGACCGCACCCGCGTGCAGGCCTATGAGGGCGTCTGCATCGGCCGTTCCGGCGGTGGCCTCAACGAGAGCTTCACCGTACGCAAGATCTCCTATGGCGAGGGCGTTGAGCGCGTGTTCCCGCTGCTCTCCCCGATGATCGATTCGATCAAGGTCGTGCGTCGCGGCAAGGTGCGTCGCGCCAAGCTCTATTACCTCCGCAATCTCCGCGGCAAGTCGGCGCGTATCGTCGAGAAGCAGGACCGCGCGGCCGCCGTCGGCGAGTAA
- the trmD gene encoding tRNA (guanosine(37)-N1)-methyltransferase TrmD translates to MTNPSPWRATVLTLFPDMFPGPLGVSLAGRALASGLWELEARDIRASATDRHRSVDDTPAGGGPGMVLRADILATAIDAAQIGPERPRLLMSPRGRPLTQARVIELAQGPGPLIVCGRFEGVDQRVVDGRSLEEISIGDYVLSGGEIAALALIDACVRLLPGVMGKEASGTEESFSDGLLEYPQYTRPQLFEGVPIPEILTSGDHAKVAAWRRAESEALTAARRPDLWAQIPSKPPNRPSRQKTPKNKTDG, encoded by the coding sequence ATGACGAACCCCTCACCCTGGCGCGCGACCGTGCTAACGCTGTTTCCGGACATGTTTCCGGGGCCCCTTGGCGTGAGCCTGGCCGGGCGGGCGCTGGCGTCAGGTCTGTGGGAGCTCGAGGCGCGTGACATCCGGGCCTCCGCGACCGACCGTCACCGCAGCGTCGACGACACGCCGGCCGGCGGCGGGCCAGGGATGGTGCTGCGGGCCGACATCCTGGCGACCGCCATCGACGCCGCGCAGATCGGCCCGGAGCGGCCCCGTCTCTTGATGAGCCCAAGGGGTCGGCCATTGACCCAGGCCCGCGTCATTGAGCTGGCCCAAGGCCCCGGCCCCCTGATCGTCTGCGGGCGGTTCGAAGGGGTCGACCAGCGGGTGGTCGACGGAAGGAGCCTGGAGGAGATCTCGATCGGCGATTACGTGCTCTCGGGCGGTGAAATCGCAGCCTTGGCGCTCATTGACGCCTGTGTCCGGCTGCTGCCGGGGGTCATGGGCAAGGAGGCCTCCGGAACCGAGGAGAGCTTTTCCGATGGCCTGCTGGAATACCCCCAATATACCCGTCCGCAGCTCTTTGAGGGGGTCCCGATCCCGGAGATCCTGACCTCCGGCGACCACGCCAAGGTTGCAGCCTGGCGAAGGGCCGAATCCGAGGCCCTGACGGCGGCCCGGCGGCCTGATTTGTGGGCCCAAATCCCGAGCAAGCCCCCGAATCGGCCCAGTCGCCAAAAAACGCCAAAAAACAAGACAGACGGGTGA
- the rimM gene encoding ribosome maturation factor RimM (Essential for efficient processing of 16S rRNA) yields MPALVCVARIGAAHGVRGAVKLWTFTEDPFAVRRYGPLVTKDGKRQFEVAQAREAKDHLVATFKGVTTRDEAERLNGIELYVAREKLPATDEDEYYHTDLIGLPAVTTTGEALGRVIAIHNFGAGDIIEIAPPKGTTLLLPFSNAVVPEVDLAGGRVVIALPQEIEGEDQGDDLSPSRPGEGRDP; encoded by the coding sequence ATGCCGGCGCTGGTCTGCGTCGCGCGGATCGGCGCTGCGCATGGTGTGCGCGGCGCGGTCAAACTGTGGACCTTCACCGAGGATCCCTTTGCCGTGCGGCGCTATGGTCCGCTTGTCACCAAGGACGGCAAGCGCCAGTTCGAGGTCGCGCAGGCCCGTGAAGCCAAGGATCATCTGGTCGCGACGTTCAAGGGCGTCACGACCCGCGATGAGGCCGAGCGGCTCAACGGCATCGAGCTCTACGTCGCGCGCGAAAAACTGCCCGCGACCGACGAGGACGAATATTACCACACCGACCTGATCGGCCTGCCCGCCGTCACCACGACGGGCGAGGCGCTCGGCCGCGTCATCGCGATCCATAATTTCGGTGCCGGCGACATCATCGAGATCGCCCCACCCAAAGGCACGACGCTGCTGCTGCCGTTCTCCAACGCGGTGGTGCCGGAGGTCGACCTTGCAGGCGGCCGCGTCGTGATCGCGCTGCCGCAAGAGATCGAGGGCGAGGATCAAGGCGACGATCTTTCCCCAAGTCGTCCCGGCGAAGGCCGGGACCCATAA
- the rpsP gene encoding 30S ribosomal protein S16: protein MSVVIRLARAGTKKRPVYHVVVADSRFPRDGRFIERLGYFNPLLPKDNETRLKLDMDKVKSWLAKGAQPSDRVMRFLDAAGVKKRETRNNPQKAVPRKERKAQAEAAAKA, encoded by the coding sequence ATGTCAGTCGTTATCCGCCTCGCTCGCGCAGGCACCAAGAAGCGTCCCGTTTATCACGTCGTCGTCGCCGACTCGCGCTTTCCGCGCGATGGCCGTTTCATCGAGCGTCTCGGCTATTTCAACCCGCTGCTGCCGAAGGACAACGAGACCCGCCTCAAGCTCGACATGGACAAGGTGAAGTCCTGGCTCGCCAAGGGCGCGCAGCCGTCGGATCGCGTGATGCGCTTCCTCGACGCCGCCGGCGTCAAGAAGCGCGAAACGCGCAACAACCCGCAGAAGGCCGTGCCGCGCAAGGAGCGCAAGGCGCAGGCCGAAGCCGCCGCGAAGGCCTAA
- the ffh gene encoding signal recognition particle protein, with protein MFDNLSERLGGILDRLTGRGALTEKDVDAAMREVRRALLEADVALEVVRSFTERVREQAIGATVVKSVTPGQMVVKIVHDELINTLGAEGQTIDVNSVPPVPIMMVGLQGSGKTTTTAKLARRLVQRDKRKVLMASLDVYRPAAMEQLAVLGRDLDIPTLPIVAGQQPTQIAKRALEAGKLGGYDIVLLDTAGRTTLDEEMMAEAASIKAAANPHEVLLVADSLTGQDAVNLARSFDQRVGLTGIVLTRVDGDGRGGAALSMRAVTGKPIKLIGTGEKTDALEDFHPDRIAGRILGMGDVVSLVERAAANIDAEKAARTAERMRKGQFDLNDMREQLLQMANMGGISGLMGMMPGISKMKNQIAAAGIDDKILKRQVAIIDSMTRDERRHPDLLKASRKKRIAAGSGQSVEHVNKLLKMHRNMADVMKAMGSGKRGPLAGIAQAMGFGGGMKMPSPEEMKALQEKMQSGGGQGLPNLPKDLPAGLRTGLPNVPGLTGLSGKPMLPGLGGFPGKKK; from the coding sequence TTGTTCGACAATCTGTCGGAAAGGCTTGGCGGTATCCTCGATCGTCTGACGGGGCGCGGGGCGCTGACCGAAAAGGACGTCGACGCCGCGATGCGCGAGGTGCGCCGCGCGCTGCTGGAAGCCGACGTCGCGCTCGAAGTGGTGCGCAGCTTCACCGAACGCGTGCGCGAGCAGGCGATCGGCGCCACCGTCGTGAAGTCGGTGACGCCCGGCCAGATGGTGGTCAAGATCGTCCATGACGAGCTCATCAACACGCTCGGCGCGGAAGGCCAGACCATCGACGTGAATTCGGTGCCGCCGGTGCCGATCATGATGGTCGGTCTGCAAGGCTCTGGTAAGACCACCACCACTGCAAAGCTCGCCCGCCGCCTCGTCCAGCGCGACAAGCGCAAGGTGCTGATGGCCTCGCTCGACGTCTACCGTCCGGCGGCGATGGAGCAGCTCGCCGTGCTCGGCCGCGATCTCGACATTCCGACGCTGCCGATCGTGGCGGGACAGCAGCCGACGCAAATTGCAAAGCGCGCGCTCGAAGCCGGCAAGCTCGGCGGCTACGACATCGTGCTGCTCGATACCGCCGGCCGCACCACGCTCGACGAAGAGATGATGGCGGAAGCAGCCAGCATCAAAGCCGCCGCCAATCCGCATGAAGTGCTGCTGGTCGCGGACAGCCTCACCGGCCAGGACGCCGTCAATCTCGCCCGCTCGTTCGATCAGCGCGTCGGCCTCACCGGCATCGTGCTGACCCGCGTCGACGGCGACGGCCGCGGCGGCGCCGCGCTGTCGATGCGGGCGGTCACCGGCAAGCCGATCAAGCTGATCGGCACCGGCGAAAAGACCGACGCGCTGGAAGATTTCCATCCCGACCGTATCGCCGGTCGCATCCTCGGCATGGGCGACGTGGTGTCGCTGGTCGAACGGGCTGCCGCCAATATCGACGCCGAGAAGGCCGCGCGCACCGCCGAGCGGATGCGCAAGGGCCAGTTCGACCTCAACGACATGCGCGAGCAGCTTCTGCAGATGGCCAACATGGGCGGCATCAGTGGCCTGATGGGCATGATGCCCGGCATCTCCAAGATGAAGAACCAGATCGCGGCCGCCGGCATCGACGACAAGATCTTGAAGCGCCAGGTCGCGATCATCGATTCCATGACGCGCGACGAGCGGCGTCACCCCGACCTGCTCAAGGCGAGCCGCAAGAAGCGCATCGCCGCCGGAAGCGGCCAGAGCGTCGAGCACGTCAACAAGCTGCTCAAGATGCACCGGAACATGGCCGACGTGATGAAGGCCATGGGCTCGGGCAAGCGCGGCCCGCTCGCCGGCATCGCGCAGGCAATGGGCTTTGGCGGCGGCATGAAGATGCCTTCACCCGAGGAGATGAAAGCTCTGCAGGAGAAAATGCAGAGCGGCGGCGGACAGGGTCTGCCCAACCTGCCGAAGGATTTGCCGGCCGGTCTTCGCACCGGTCTGCCGAACGTTCCCGGCCTGACCGGGCTGAGCGGCAAGCCGATGCTGCCTGGCCTCGGCGGATTTCCGGGCAAGAAGAAATGA
- a CDS encoding MBL fold metallo-hydrolase has protein sequence MPITRRRLFGLLAGVGALVGIPSLWMSRMKTYDGPVSDHFNGLHFHDPDGLPPKSLGEVLRWQFGGGRQRATWPDWAPSPYADTPPERVDGDKVRLSFVGHASWLIQAGGLNILIDPVWSMRVSPVSFAGPRRRNDPGITFEKLPKIDVVLVSHGHYDHLDIATLSRLAKNFAPRVVTPLGNDVTMRSSDPTIKVEGFDWHDRVELGGGIAVHLVPTRHWSARGLFDRNKALWASFVLETPAGKIYVVCDSGYGEGRHFRRVAAAHGPLRLAILPIGAYEPRWFMRDQHMNPEDAVKALLDCGAQAALGHHHGTFQLTDEAIDAPAKALVEALDAAKIPQERFVAMKPGQVVEI, from the coding sequence GTGCCGATCACCCGCCGCCGCCTGTTTGGACTGCTCGCCGGGGTCGGCGCGCTGGTCGGTATCCCGTCCCTTTGGATGTCTCGCATGAAAACCTATGACGGACCCGTCTCGGACCATTTCAACGGTTTGCACTTCCATGATCCGGACGGCTTGCCGCCGAAATCGCTTGGGGAGGTGCTCCGCTGGCAATTCGGCGGCGGACGGCAGCGTGCGACTTGGCCGGATTGGGCGCCGAGCCCTTACGCCGACACGCCGCCCGAACGCGTCGACGGTGATAAGGTGCGGCTCTCGTTCGTCGGCCATGCGAGCTGGCTGATCCAGGCCGGCGGCCTCAACATCCTCATCGACCCTGTCTGGTCGATGCGGGTCTCGCCGGTCAGTTTCGCCGGACCGAGGCGGCGTAACGATCCCGGCATCACCTTCGAGAAGCTGCCGAAGATCGACGTCGTGCTGGTCTCACATGGGCATTACGACCATCTCGACATCGCGACGCTGTCGCGGCTCGCCAAGAACTTTGCCCCGCGCGTGGTCACGCCGCTGGGCAATGACGTGACGATGCGCAGCTCCGATCCCACGATCAAGGTGGAAGGCTTCGACTGGCACGATCGCGTCGAGCTCGGTGGCGGCATCGCCGTGCATCTCGTTCCGACCCGGCACTGGTCGGCACGCGGCCTGTTCGACCGCAATAAGGCGCTGTGGGCCAGCTTCGTGCTGGAGACGCCGGCCGGGAAGATCTACGTCGTCTGCGATTCCGGCTACGGCGAGGGCAGACATTTCCGCCGCGTCGCCGCGGCGCACGGGCCGCTCCGGCTCGCGATCCTGCCGATCGGCGCCTACGAGCCGCGCTGGTTCATGCGCGACCAGCACATGAATCCGGAGGATGCGGTGAAGGCGTTGCTCGATTGTGGCGCGCAGGCCGCGCTCGGGCATCATCACGGGACGTTTCAATTGACGGACGAAGCGATCGATGCGCCGGCCAAGGCGCTGGTCGAGGCGCTCGATGCGGCGAAGATTCCGCAGGAGCGGTTCGTGGCGATGAAGCCGGGGCAGGTGGTAGAGATTTAA
- a CDS encoding SIMPL domain-containing protein (The SIMPL domain is named for its presence in mouse protein SIMPL (signalling molecule that associates with mouse pelle-like kinase). Bacterial member BP26, from Brucella, was shown to assemble into a channel-like structure, while YggE from E. coli has been associated with resistance to oxidative stress.) has product MKKPAALTSVLAAVVAIALLSVPARADDFPSAISVSGEASVSAAPDLAHLDAGVANDAKTAKEASDANNAAMGKVLLALKGAGIDEKDYQTSRLSLQPQYAPNRSSGATSVVGFRASNRVTVKIRDVTKVAGIIDTLVNAGANDIGNISFEVTQASKLLDDAREQAVADARRKAEIYAKATGVTLGAPLSVSEGGGPVPLFKGRMATAPMAAAPAAVAPGEETLTVTVNVSWAIKQGP; this is encoded by the coding sequence ATGAAAAAGCCCGCCGCGCTGACCTCCGTTCTGGCCGCCGTCGTTGCCATCGCGCTATTGAGCGTGCCGGCCCGCGCCGACGATTTCCCATCTGCGATCTCGGTCAGCGGCGAGGCCTCGGTGTCCGCGGCGCCCGACCTCGCGCACCTCGACGCGGGTGTCGCCAACGACGCCAAGACGGCGAAGGAAGCCTCCGATGCCAACAACGCCGCGATGGGCAAGGTGCTACTGGCGCTGAAGGGCGCCGGCATTGACGAGAAGGACTATCAGACCTCGCGGCTGTCGCTGCAGCCGCAATATGCGCCGAACCGCTCGAGCGGCGCCACCTCAGTGGTCGGCTTCCGCGCCAGCAACCGCGTCACCGTGAAGATTCGCGACGTCACCAAGGTCGCCGGCATCATCGACACGCTGGTCAACGCCGGCGCCAATGATATCGGCAACATCTCCTTCGAGGTGACCCAGGCTTCGAAGCTGCTCGACGACGCCCGCGAGCAGGCGGTGGCCGATGCCCGCCGCAAGGCCGAGATCTACGCCAAGGCTACCGGCGTCACCTTAGGTGCGCCGCTCAGCGTCTCCGAAGGCGGCGGTCCGGTGCCGCTGTTCAAGGGCCGGATGGCCACCGCACCGATGGCCGCAGCGCCCGCCGCCGTCGCCCCCGGCGAGGAAACGCTGACGGTGACGGTGAATGTGAGCTGGGCGATCAAGCAGGGGCCGTAG
- a CDS encoding GyrI-like domain-containing protein translates to MNRFCRLALVALIPAAAMSFGLSTGLTDSLAQTPSPAPAASASPSPAPSASPSPAASASPAATPSPAASASPSPSPAAPPAASASPTPVQTADPFGQETTLEAKKVVMVKGTANWDSAFDTLIDAFKALSALLDKQGIKPAGNPMIVYTSTDDTGFTFLAEIPVDQDPKNLAKDMSVGKSPEGKALKFVHRGSYDNMDNTYEAITNHLDDKKLEAKDTFIEEYLTDPLKTAEDKLVINVYVPLK, encoded by the coding sequence ATGAATCGCTTTTGTCGTCTCGCTCTGGTCGCGCTGATCCCGGCAGCGGCCATGTCGTTTGGCCTGTCCACCGGCTTGACCGATTCCTTGGCACAAACCCCGAGCCCGGCACCGGCGGCATCCGCGAGCCCCTCGCCGGCGCCATCGGCTTCGCCCTCCCCGGCCGCAAGCGCCTCGCCCGCGGCCACGCCGTCGCCGGCCGCCAGCGCCTCACCCTCGCCGAGCCCGGCGGCGCCGCCTGCCGCTTCCGCCAGCCCGACCCCGGTGCAGACCGCCGACCCCTTCGGCCAGGAGACCACGCTCGAGGCGAAGAAGGTCGTGATGGTCAAGGGCACTGCCAATTGGGATTCGGCCTTCGACACCCTGATCGACGCCTTCAAGGCGCTGAGCGCGCTGCTGGACAAGCAGGGCATCAAGCCCGCTGGCAATCCGATGATCGTCTACACCTCGACCGACGACACCGGCTTCACCTTCCTCGCCGAGATCCCGGTGGATCAGGATCCGAAGAACCTGGCCAAGGACATGAGCGTCGGCAAATCGCCGGAGGGCAAGGCGCTGAAGTTCGTCCATCGCGGCTCCTACGACAACATGGACAACACGTATGAGGCGATCACCAATCACCTCGACGACAAGAAGCTGGAAGCCAAGGATACCTTCATCGAGGAGTACCTCACCGATCCCCTGAAGACGGCCGAGGACAAGCTCGTGATCAATGTCTACGTACCGCTGAAGTGA